In the genome of Luteibacter yeojuensis, one region contains:
- a CDS encoding protein-glutamate O-methyltransferase CheR, which produces MDVEDIEIELFVSAMRLRHGYDFSGYAPASLKRRVQQLVRVHGTGGIGGLIQRVLHEDGFVTAAVEGLSVPVSEMFRDPSVFRALRDKVLPVLASYPQVNIWQAGCAHGQEVYSLAILLQEEGLYERTRIYATDFNDAALAVATEGIYPARDARDWSRGYLEAGGRQSFSDYYSARYEFIRLDPGLRRNVTFFNHNLVTDKVFCEAQLILCRNVLIYFDNALQDRTLGLFRDSLVRGGFLCLGSRENIEFSAVAAEFASVDGALRIYRAGSSARPSTP; this is translated from the coding sequence GTGGACGTCGAAGACATCGAAATCGAACTCTTCGTAAGCGCCATGCGCCTTCGCCACGGGTACGATTTCAGCGGTTACGCCCCTGCCTCGCTGAAGCGCCGGGTACAGCAGCTGGTGCGCGTGCATGGTACCGGCGGCATCGGCGGGCTCATCCAGCGCGTGCTCCACGAGGACGGTTTCGTCACCGCGGCGGTCGAAGGGTTGTCGGTGCCGGTGTCCGAGATGTTCCGCGACCCGTCGGTGTTCCGTGCGCTGCGCGACAAGGTGCTGCCGGTGCTCGCGTCCTACCCCCAGGTGAACATCTGGCAGGCCGGCTGTGCGCACGGACAGGAGGTGTACTCGCTGGCCATCCTCCTCCAGGAGGAGGGGCTCTACGAGCGCACGCGGATCTACGCCACCGATTTCAACGACGCGGCGCTGGCCGTGGCGACGGAAGGCATCTATCCGGCCCGCGATGCGCGCGACTGGTCGCGCGGTTATCTGGAAGCCGGCGGCCGCCAGTCCTTCAGCGACTACTACAGCGCGCGCTACGAGTTCATCCGGCTGGATCCCGGGTTGCGCCGGAACGTCACCTTCTTCAACCACAACCTGGTCACCGACAAGGTCTTCTGCGAAGCGCAGCTTATCCTTTGCCGCAACGTGCTCATCTACTTCGACAATGCCTTGCAGGACCGCACGCTCGGCCTGTTCCGCGACAGTCTCGTCCGCGGCGGCTTCCTCTGCCTCGGTTCGCGCGAGAACATCGAGTTCTCGGCGGTGGCCGCGGAATTCGCGAGCGTGGATGGTGCATTGCGCATCTACCGTGCAGGCAGCAGCGCGAGGCCGTCGACGCCGTGA
- a CDS encoding FAD-dependent oxidoreductase, with the protein MAIPPDNDPSSPLNRREQTFPSLNEEMAARLVKYGVEELVPAGTVLFRRGDRRIDYFFVIEGCIEIYDLDKDGQPSIFVVHGPSQFTGEVDLFSERQVMVNGRTGSDSRLVRVDPIGFRKLVSGEPDIGEIIMRAFILRRVALIQSGQGGVTLAGSAHAADTVRLRSFLIRNGYPYRLLDTDVDEDAMHLLDCLGLRPSECPVVVMPDRRVLRCPSTSQLADELGIAILLDSEHVHDVAVIGAGPAGLAAAVYAASEGLDTLVLEALAPGGQAGTSSKIENYLGFPTGISGQALAGRAQVQAMKFGAHMAIARSVEGMDCAKHPYTLLLDDGTSVRARAVVVATGARYRKLDHLDYERFEGQGIHYAATAMEATLCAGEEIVVVGGGNSAGQAAVFLARTAAHVHILVRGEGLASTMSDYLVQRIAQSPRITLHPRCQVDHLDGDAYLREVGWKCADGTQKRIKAGSLFVMIGAEPNTAWLDGCLDLDRKGFVLTGRDSDGYATPSPYATTLRGVFAVGDVRSGSIKRVASGVGEGSVVVQAIHRFLNPSPM; encoded by the coding sequence ATGGCCATTCCTCCCGACAACGACCCGTCCAGTCCGCTGAATCGCCGCGAGCAGACCTTTCCTTCCCTCAACGAGGAGATGGCGGCCCGTCTCGTGAAGTATGGGGTGGAGGAACTCGTGCCCGCCGGCACCGTGCTGTTCCGGCGCGGCGACCGCAGGATCGATTACTTCTTCGTGATCGAGGGCTGCATCGAGATCTACGACCTGGACAAGGACGGCCAGCCGAGCATCTTCGTCGTGCATGGCCCGTCCCAGTTCACGGGCGAGGTGGACCTGTTCAGCGAAAGACAGGTCATGGTGAATGGGCGCACCGGCTCGGATTCGCGGCTCGTCCGCGTCGATCCGATCGGTTTCCGCAAGCTGGTGTCCGGGGAGCCGGATATCGGCGAGATCATCATGCGTGCGTTCATCCTGCGCCGCGTGGCCCTGATCCAGAGCGGCCAGGGCGGCGTCACGCTGGCCGGCTCCGCGCATGCGGCCGATACCGTGCGCCTGCGCAGTTTCCTCATCCGCAACGGCTACCCGTACCGCCTTCTCGATACCGACGTGGACGAGGATGCGATGCACCTCCTCGACTGCCTGGGACTCCGTCCGTCGGAATGCCCCGTCGTGGTGATGCCGGACCGGCGTGTGTTGCGTTGCCCCAGCACATCCCAACTGGCGGACGAGCTGGGCATCGCCATCCTGCTCGACAGCGAGCACGTGCACGACGTGGCGGTGATCGGCGCCGGGCCCGCCGGTCTCGCCGCCGCCGTCTATGCGGCATCCGAAGGGCTCGACACCCTGGTGCTCGAGGCACTCGCTCCCGGCGGGCAGGCCGGCACCAGCTCGAAGATCGAGAACTATCTTGGCTTCCCGACGGGCATTTCCGGGCAGGCGCTGGCCGGGCGTGCGCAGGTGCAGGCCATGAAATTCGGGGCGCACATGGCGATCGCGCGGTCGGTGGAGGGCATGGATTGCGCGAAACATCCCTACACGCTCCTGCTCGACGACGGTACCTCGGTGCGCGCGCGCGCGGTCGTGGTCGCCACCGGCGCGCGCTATCGCAAGCTCGACCACCTCGACTACGAGCGCTTCGAAGGCCAGGGCATCCACTATGCCGCCACGGCGATGGAGGCCACGCTTTGTGCCGGCGAGGAGATCGTGGTGGTCGGCGGCGGCAACAGCGCGGGTCAGGCGGCCGTGTTCCTCGCGCGTACGGCGGCCCACGTGCATATCCTCGTGCGTGGCGAAGGGCTGGCCTCGACGATGTCGGATTACCTCGTGCAACGCATCGCGCAGTCGCCACGGATCACGTTGCATCCGCGCTGCCAGGTCGATCACCTCGACGGCGACGCGTACCTGCGCGAAGTGGGCTGGAAATGCGCCGACGGCACGCAGAAGCGGATCAAGGCAGGCAGCCTGTTCGTGATGATCGGCGCCGAGCCGAACACCGCCTGGCTGGACGGTTGCCTGGACCTCGACCGCAAGGGCTTCGTGCTTACCGGCCGGGACTCCGACGGTTATGCGACGCCGTCGCCTTACGCCACGACCTTGCGCGGCGTATTCGCGGTGGGCGACGTGCGCTCGGGCTCGATCAAGCGCGTGGCATCGGGCGTCGGCGAGGGCTCGGTGGTGGTCCAGGCCATCCACCGCTTCCTCAATCCGTCACCGATGTAA
- a CDS encoding response regulator: MQTPPKRNTWLADQPLQRKMLLAIGALLLMFVVTNLGNLVSIGREKDSRAWASHTYKVLLTLAELGDAAQARQAAARGYLLGRSDSERADFDTADGELSRHVAHLRELVADNPLQESRVDRLHDMLARWKSEVATQGLEPMRAAGDADTVDAALARERIRQAYLSNRSVRMNDIRTLVGQMASTEQGLLADRSSTLSRQLSTTQWIDIGSLLACLLFAWFVIRMTFRLITRPIVKMTGLMTQLANHDHDIEVRQLTRRDEIGEIARALQVFKEMAIESTGQNWLKSSVSAISARLQEATSYREFAGTLMSELATCLHAGLGVFYVQRGDTGRLELLGSYGYKEQRQAPRSYDPGEGLVGQAAVERRTIVLRDVPEDYARIHSATGEAPPRSVVLLPVVSRDALLGVIEIAGFAPFTAVQLRLLEELMPIVALSLENLRRTAELQDQSQRLVASEEELRVQAEELHASNEELREKGIALNRQNEALEALQRETHEKAEELARASQYKSEFLANMSHELRTPLNSLLILSRSLADNDEENLNAGQVESARIIHDAGSNLLHLINDILDLSKVEAGKMELVVDTFSLADLARTLGRTFGHVAREKKLGFDVRLSPDLPATIRTDAGKLEQVTNNLLSNAFKFTAHGGVEVEIARPAAHGSVPPGMDPARTIAIAVTDSGIGIPADKFQRVFNAFEQVDASTSRQYGGTGLGLAISRRIAELLGGGIALHSRPGEGSTFTLFVPEATSETGARPAPVSHQQAAAEATLPLSPALIPDGIEDDRASLEPGDTAILVVEDDPAFARILADMIHRKGHRVLAAADGESGLALARRHRPTGILLDVMLPGMDGWTVMERLKADAATRHIPVHFISATDDATRGLELGAVGFLTKPVSREAITGAFERLMHFAEGRTRELLVVDDDASARAAVRTLLKDDAVTIDEAASGEEALDMSARKTYDCIVLDLGLPGMSGFDLLEQLSSGGRTPPVVVYSGRDLSREESMRIRQYTDSIVVKGARSPDRLLDEVSLFLHSIRHGSAPPAEAPHTLTGPVEIDLHGRRLLLVDDDMRNLFALSKVLRAKGVDVAMAQDGRKALDMLEKDAGIELVLMDIMMPVMDGYETMREIRARRPLADMPIIALTAKAMRGDRERCLEAGANDYLSKPIDVDRLLSMIRVWLPTRD; the protein is encoded by the coding sequence ATGCAAACTCCCCCGAAGCGCAATACCTGGCTGGCCGACCAGCCGCTGCAACGCAAGATGCTCCTGGCCATCGGGGCCCTGCTGCTCATGTTCGTGGTGACGAACCTGGGCAACCTCGTCTCGATCGGGCGCGAGAAGGACAGCCGTGCATGGGCCTCGCACACCTACAAGGTGCTCCTCACCCTTGCGGAGCTGGGCGACGCCGCGCAGGCCAGGCAGGCGGCCGCGCGCGGTTATCTGCTGGGCCGCTCGGACAGCGAACGCGCGGATTTCGACACCGCCGACGGGGAGCTCTCGCGCCATGTCGCCCACCTGCGCGAACTGGTCGCCGACAACCCGCTGCAGGAATCCCGCGTCGATCGCCTGCATGACATGCTCGCCCGCTGGAAGTCCGAGGTGGCGACACAGGGGCTCGAGCCGATGCGCGCGGCAGGAGATGCCGACACCGTCGATGCGGCCCTCGCCCGCGAGCGCATACGGCAGGCGTACCTCTCGAACCGCTCCGTGCGGATGAACGACATTCGCACCCTTGTCGGCCAGATGGCTTCCACGGAGCAAGGCCTGCTGGCGGATCGCAGCAGCACGCTCAGCCGCCAGCTTTCCACGACGCAGTGGATCGATATCGGTTCGCTGCTGGCCTGCCTCCTTTTCGCCTGGTTCGTGATCCGCATGACCTTCCGCCTCATTACCCGACCCATCGTGAAGATGACCGGCCTGATGACGCAACTCGCCAACCACGACCACGACATCGAGGTGCGCCAGCTCACGCGACGCGACGAGATCGGCGAGATCGCACGCGCCTTGCAGGTGTTCAAGGAAATGGCGATCGAAAGCACCGGCCAGAACTGGCTGAAGTCTTCGGTCTCCGCGATTTCCGCGCGGCTGCAGGAAGCCACCTCGTATCGCGAGTTCGCCGGCACCCTGATGTCCGAACTGGCCACCTGCCTGCACGCGGGGCTGGGCGTCTTCTACGTGCAACGCGGCGACACCGGGAGGCTCGAACTGCTGGGCAGCTACGGCTACAAGGAGCAGCGCCAGGCCCCGCGAAGCTACGACCCCGGCGAAGGGCTGGTCGGCCAGGCGGCCGTCGAACGCCGCACCATCGTCCTGCGCGACGTTCCGGAGGACTACGCGCGCATCCATTCGGCGACCGGCGAAGCGCCGCCGCGCAGCGTGGTGCTGCTGCCCGTGGTATCCAGGGACGCATTGCTGGGCGTGATCGAGATCGCCGGCTTCGCGCCATTCACCGCGGTGCAGCTTCGCCTGCTCGAGGAACTGATGCCCATCGTCGCCCTCTCGCTGGAAAACCTGCGCCGCACCGCCGAGCTGCAGGACCAGTCGCAACGGCTGGTCGCCTCCGAAGAGGAACTGCGTGTGCAGGCCGAGGAACTACACGCCTCCAACGAGGAACTGCGCGAGAAGGGCATCGCGCTCAACCGGCAGAACGAAGCGCTCGAGGCCTTGCAGAGGGAGACCCACGAAAAGGCCGAGGAACTCGCCAGGGCCAGCCAGTACAAGTCCGAATTCCTCGCGAACATGTCGCACGAGCTGCGCACGCCGCTGAACAGCCTGCTGATCCTTTCGCGCAGCCTGGCCGACAACGACGAGGAGAACCTCAACGCCGGCCAGGTGGAATCAGCGCGCATCATCCACGATGCCGGCTCCAACCTGCTGCACCTCATCAACGACATCCTCGACCTGTCCAAGGTCGAGGCAGGAAAGATGGAACTGGTGGTCGACACCTTCTCCCTGGCCGACCTCGCGCGGACGCTCGGCCGCACGTTCGGCCACGTGGCGCGCGAGAAGAAGCTGGGCTTCGACGTGCGCTTGTCGCCGGACCTGCCCGCGACCATCCGCACGGACGCCGGCAAGCTCGAACAGGTCACGAACAACCTCCTGAGCAATGCGTTCAAGTTCACCGCCCACGGCGGCGTCGAGGTGGAGATCGCGCGGCCGGCCGCGCATGGGTCCGTACCGCCCGGCATGGATCCCGCGCGCACCATCGCCATCGCCGTGACGGATTCGGGCATCGGCATTCCCGCCGACAAGTTCCAGCGGGTGTTCAACGCCTTCGAACAAGTGGACGCGAGTACCAGCCGGCAATATGGCGGCACTGGCCTGGGCCTCGCGATCTCGCGGCGCATCGCCGAACTCCTCGGCGGCGGCATCGCCTTGCACAGCCGGCCGGGCGAAGGCAGCACCTTTACCCTGTTCGTGCCCGAGGCCACTTCCGAGACAGGTGCCCGGCCGGCACCCGTGTCCCACCAGCAGGCCGCCGCGGAAGCCACGCTGCCGCTGTCGCCCGCGCTGATTCCCGACGGGATCGAGGACGATCGCGCTTCGCTCGAACCCGGCGACACGGCGATCCTCGTCGTCGAGGACGACCCCGCCTTCGCCCGCATCCTCGCCGACATGATTCATCGCAAGGGTCATCGCGTGCTCGCCGCCGCCGACGGCGAGTCCGGTCTCGCACTGGCCCGCCGCCATCGCCCCACCGGCATCCTCCTCGACGTGATGTTGCCGGGCATGGACGGCTGGACGGTGATGGAGCGGCTCAAGGCCGATGCCGCCACCCGGCATATCCCCGTGCACTTCATCTCGGCCACGGACGACGCCACGCGCGGACTGGAACTCGGAGCCGTGGGCTTCCTCACCAAGCCGGTGAGCCGCGAGGCGATCACCGGCGCGTTCGAGCGGTTGATGCACTTCGCCGAAGGCCGGACGCGCGAGCTCCTCGTCGTGGACGACGATGCCAGCGCACGCGCCGCGGTCCGGACCTTGCTCAAGGACGATGCGGTGACGATCGACGAGGCGGCCTCGGGCGAGGAAGCCCTCGACATGAGCGCGCGGAAGACCTACGACTGCATCGTGCTCGACCTGGGCCTGCCCGGCATGTCCGGCTTCGATCTCCTGGAGCAGCTGTCGAGCGGCGGCCGCACGCCGCCCGTGGTGGTGTATTCCGGTCGCGACCTGTCCCGCGAGGAAAGCATGCGGATCCGCCAGTACACCGACAGCATCGTGGTCAAGGGCGCGCGCTCCCCGGACCGCCTGCTCGACGAAGTCAGCCTGTTCCTGCATTCCATCCGCCACGGAAGCGCGCCTCCCGCGGAGGCACCGCATACGCTCACCGGACCGGTCGAGATCGACCTGCACGGCCGCCGCCTGCTCCTCGTCGACGACGACATGCGCAACCTGTTCGCCTTGTCCAAGGTCCTTCGTGCGAAGGGCGTCGACGTCGCCATGGCGCAGGACGGCCGGAAGGCACTGGACATGCTGGAGAAGGACGCCGGCATCGAGCTGGTACTGATGGATATCATGATGCCGGTGATGGACGGCTACGAAACCATGCGCGAAATCCGCGCGAGGCGGCCCTTGGCCGACATGCCGATCATCGCGCTCACGGCCAAGGCCATGCGCGGCGACCGCGAGCGCTGCCTGGAGGCGGGCGCCAACGACTACCTGTCCAAGCCCATCGACGTCGACCGCCTCCTTTCGATGATCCGCGTCTGGCTGCCGACACGGGATTGA
- a CDS encoding peptide chain release factor 3: protein MSAHLTETRRRRSFAIVSHPDAGKTTLTEKLLLFGGAIQMAGSVKSRKAARHATSDWMALEKERGISVTSSVMQFPYNEAIVNLLDTPGHADFSEDTYRVLTAVDSALMVIDCAKGVEERTIKLMEVCRLRDTPIMTFINKLDREGRSPIELLDEVESVLGIACAPVTWPIGMGSRLKGVYHVLLDEVHIFEPGKNFTRQDSTIFKGLDHPELAARIGQAALDEVRDELELVLGASNPFDVESYLAGKQTPVFFGSAVNNFGVQLLLDFFVEHAPSPRPRDTLSREVKPEEEKLTGFVFKIQANMDPAHRDRVAFMRVCSGTYTAGMKMQQTRTGKEVRIANALTFMASDREIVERAYPGDVIGLHNHGTITIGDTFTEGEPLSFTGIPNFAPELFRRARLRDPMKMKALQKGLAQLSEEGATQFFRPLMSNDLILGAVGVLQFDVVAYRLKDEYNVDATFEQVGVATARWIHCDDAKKLEEFREKNAGNLAIDAAGELVYLAPTRVNLQLAQERWPTVRFSATREHAASVEV from the coding sequence ATGTCCGCACACCTCACCGAAACCCGCCGCCGGCGCAGCTTCGCCATCGTCAGCCATCCCGACGCGGGCAAGACCACCCTGACCGAAAAGCTGCTGCTGTTCGGTGGCGCCATCCAGATGGCCGGCTCCGTGAAGAGCCGCAAGGCCGCGCGCCATGCCACCTCGGACTGGATGGCGCTGGAAAAGGAGCGCGGCATCTCGGTGACGTCCTCGGTGATGCAGTTCCCGTACAACGAGGCCATCGTCAACCTGCTCGACACCCCGGGTCATGCGGACTTCTCCGAGGATACCTACCGCGTGCTGACCGCGGTGGACTCGGCGCTGATGGTCATCGACTGCGCGAAGGGCGTCGAGGAGCGCACCATCAAGCTGATGGAGGTGTGCCGCCTGCGCGACACGCCGATCATGACCTTCATCAACAAGCTCGACCGCGAGGGACGCTCGCCGATCGAACTGCTCGACGAAGTGGAGTCGGTGCTCGGCATCGCCTGCGCACCGGTGACCTGGCCCATCGGCATGGGCTCCCGCCTGAAGGGCGTGTACCACGTGCTGCTCGACGAGGTGCACATCTTCGAGCCCGGCAAGAACTTCACCCGCCAGGACTCCACCATCTTCAAGGGCCTCGACCACCCGGAACTCGCCGCTCGCATCGGCCAGGCCGCGCTCGATGAAGTGCGCGACGAACTCGAACTCGTGCTTGGCGCGTCCAATCCGTTCGACGTGGAGTCCTACCTCGCCGGCAAGCAGACGCCGGTGTTCTTCGGCTCTGCCGTGAACAACTTCGGCGTACAGCTGCTTCTCGATTTCTTCGTGGAGCATGCGCCCTCGCCGCGCCCGCGCGACACGCTCAGCCGCGAGGTGAAGCCGGAGGAAGAGAAGCTCACGGGCTTCGTCTTCAAGATCCAGGCGAACATGGACCCCGCCCACCGCGACCGCGTCGCGTTCATGCGCGTGTGCTCCGGCACGTACACCGCGGGCATGAAGATGCAGCAGACGCGCACGGGCAAGGAGGTGCGGATCGCCAACGCCCTCACCTTCATGGCCTCCGACCGCGAGATCGTCGAGCGCGCTTACCCGGGCGACGTGATCGGCCTGCACAACCACGGCACGATCACCATCGGCGACACCTTCACCGAGGGCGAGCCACTGTCGTTCACCGGCATCCCGAACTTCGCGCCCGAACTCTTCCGCCGCGCACGCCTGCGCGATCCGATGAAGATGAAGGCCCTGCAGAAGGGCCTGGCGCAGTTGTCGGAAGAAGGCGCCACGCAGTTCTTCCGCCCGCTCATGTCGAACGACCTCATCCTCGGCGCGGTCGGCGTGCTGCAGTTCGACGTGGTCGCGTACCGCCTGAAGGACGAATACAACGTGGATGCCACGTTCGAGCAGGTCGGCGTCGCCACCGCGCGCTGGATCCATTGCGACGACGCGAAGAAGCTCGAGGAGTTCCGCGAGAAGAACGCGGGCAACCTCGCCATCGATGCGGCGGGCGAACTGGTCTACCTTGCGCCGACGCGCGTGAACCTGCAGCTGGCGCAGGAGCGCTGGCCGACGGTGCGCTTCTCGGCGACGCGCGAACACGCGGCTTCCGTCGAGGTGTGA
- the metX gene encoding homoserine O-succinyltransferase MetX yields the protein MPAEPATVISLPQAAAPAAPRRPSDLTEQRGTRRVAFAPKYGGEPVEADVRYLWCGAPDAPTVIVQGGISADRDVCSGRERAAGWWDTLVAEGAAIDLSTCRVLSIDWLVPEDIGGVASVSSEDQAAALAALVDELGIGRVQAFVGSSYGAMVGLAFAARHPGKLKSLVLLAGAHRPHPLSTAQRSVQRGIVRLGLASGRTGEALALARQLAMTTYRGSEEFSRRFAAGPEWRDGRFHFPVEDYLEHAGRRFVERFDPERFLALSESIDLHDVAPEDISAPTTLVGFPSDRLVPLADLCELQRRLGGTATLEVLDSPYGHDAFLKETVQLAPVLRQALNDCYGVPKP from the coding sequence ATGCCAGCAGAGCCCGCCACCGTGATCTCCCTTCCCCAAGCGGCCGCCCCCGCCGCGCCTCGCCGTCCGTCCGACCTCACAGAGCAGCGCGGTACCCGCCGCGTCGCCTTCGCGCCGAAGTACGGCGGCGAGCCTGTCGAGGCGGACGTCCGATACCTGTGGTGCGGCGCCCCCGACGCACCCACGGTCATCGTGCAGGGAGGCATCTCGGCCGACCGGGATGTCTGCTCTGGACGCGAGCGCGCGGCGGGCTGGTGGGACACCCTGGTGGCCGAAGGCGCCGCCATCGATCTTTCCACCTGCCGCGTCCTCTCCATCGACTGGCTGGTTCCGGAAGACATCGGCGGCGTGGCCTCGGTGTCCAGCGAAGACCAGGCGGCGGCCCTGGCCGCACTCGTGGACGAGCTGGGCATCGGCCGCGTGCAGGCCTTCGTCGGTTCGTCCTACGGCGCCATGGTCGGCCTGGCCTTCGCCGCCCGCCACCCGGGGAAACTCAAATCGCTGGTGCTGCTAGCCGGCGCGCATCGTCCGCATCCGCTCTCCACGGCGCAGCGCTCGGTGCAGCGCGGCATTGTCCGGCTGGGACTCGCGTCGGGCCGTACCGGCGAGGCCTTGGCCCTCGCGCGGCAGCTCGCCATGACCACCTACCGCGGCAGCGAGGAGTTCTCCCGCCGCTTCGCCGCCGGGCCGGAGTGGCGCGACGGTCGATTCCACTTCCCCGTGGAGGACTACCTCGAGCACGCCGGCCGCCGGTTCGTCGAACGTTTCGACCCGGAGCGTTTCCTCGCCCTGTCCGAGTCGATCGACCTGCACGACGTGGCGCCGGAGGACATTTCCGCGCCGACCACGCTGGTGGGCTTCCCTTCCGATCGCCTCGTACCGCTCGCCGACCTGTGCGAGTTGCAGCGCCGCCTCGGAGGCACGGCCACCCTCGAGGTGCTGGATTCGCCCTATGGCCACGATGCCTTCCTCAAAGAAACCGTGCAGCTCGCTCCCGTGCTGCGTCAGGCACTCAACGACTGTTACGGAGTCCCTAAACCATGA
- the metB gene encoding cystathionine gamma-synthase codes for MTDSRPCTRAVRAGIESDTQHGAVVPPLHLSTNYTFEGFGRKRPYDYSRSGNPTRDLLAEALAELEEGAGAVVTGTGMSAVALALELVPAGALVLAAHDCYGGTWRLLDAWARKGRFQVRFVDFTDPSVLAEGLAAKPALVWIETPSNPLLRITDVRHVAQAARAAGALTVVDNTFLSPALQQPLKLGADVVVHSTTKYINGHSDVVGGAVIAADPAVAEQLKWWGNCNGVTGSPFDSYLTLRGVRTLSVRLRAHEENARRIAALLDGHDAVERVYYPGLAAHPGHALAQRQQYGFGAMLSFEIAGGTDAIEAFVDGLRYFSLAESLGGVESLVAHPATMTHAAMAPEARRVAGIADNLLRLSVGIEDGDDLIDDIEAGLARAAGVASPVSKRKVGA; via the coding sequence ATGACCGATTCCCGTCCCTGTACCCGCGCCGTGCGCGCCGGCATCGAATCCGATACGCAGCACGGCGCCGTGGTACCGCCGTTGCACCTCTCGACCAACTACACGTTCGAAGGCTTCGGCCGGAAGCGTCCTTACGACTATTCGCGCAGCGGCAATCCCACGCGCGACCTCCTCGCCGAAGCGCTTGCCGAACTGGAGGAGGGTGCCGGCGCGGTGGTCACGGGTACCGGCATGTCGGCGGTGGCGCTGGCGCTCGAACTGGTGCCTGCCGGCGCGCTTGTCCTTGCCGCCCACGACTGCTACGGCGGCACGTGGCGCCTGCTCGACGCCTGGGCGCGCAAGGGCCGCTTCCAGGTACGCTTCGTGGACTTCACCGATCCCTCGGTGCTGGCCGAAGGCCTCGCTGCGAAGCCCGCGCTCGTATGGATCGAGACGCCGTCGAACCCGCTGCTGCGCATCACCGACGTACGCCATGTCGCGCAGGCGGCACGCGCCGCCGGCGCGCTGACCGTCGTCGACAATACGTTCCTGTCGCCGGCCTTGCAGCAGCCGCTGAAACTCGGTGCCGACGTGGTCGTGCATTCGACGACGAAGTACATCAATGGCCATAGCGACGTGGTCGGCGGCGCGGTGATCGCCGCCGATCCCGCCGTGGCCGAACAGCTGAAGTGGTGGGGCAATTGCAACGGCGTGACCGGCTCTCCGTTCGACAGCTACCTCACGTTGCGCGGCGTGCGCACGCTTTCCGTGCGCCTGCGCGCGCATGAGGAAAACGCGCGTCGGATCGCCGCGCTGCTCGACGGCCACGATGCCGTGGAGCGCGTCTATTACCCCGGTCTCGCCGCGCATCCGGGCCATGCCCTCGCGCAGCGCCAGCAGTACGGTTTCGGCGCGATGCTGAGCTTCGAGATCGCCGGGGGTACCGATGCCATCGAGGCTTTCGTCGACGGCTTGCGCTATTTCTCGCTGGCGGAATCGCTGGGTGGCGTGGAAAGCCTCGTCGCCCATCCGGCCACGATGACGCATGCGGCCATGGCACCGGAGGCGCGCCGCGTCGCCGGCATCGCCGACAACCTGCTGCGCCTGTCGGTCGGCATCGAAGATGGCGACGACCTGATCGACGACATCGAGGCGGGCCTGGCACGCGCCGCAGGCGTCGCTTCCCCGGTGTCCAAACGCAAGGTCGGCGCATGA
- a CDS encoding CPBP family intramembrane glutamic endopeptidase, producing the protein MPAEPTVATPPSLPLRVLRSPLGRIVAFFAALTVLVIVARSIYAALGLPKGDIPFDRITPTIEVFRLAPAVLAYWLLVRVVEHRRVDELAPRKALPHVLLGLAGGAVVFSLVVGALWALGAYVVDGTNRDAHWLGPVLAMGVGAGVGEEIVSRGVIFRIVEEGLGTWAALLVSAAVFGGLHIGNPNATAWSALAIALEAGLLFGLLYHVTRSLWVCMGAHAAWNVAQGPFYGIPVSGFEQHGFLVAHMQGPDWLTGGAFGAEASVVALGLCSVVTAACLALALRRGSLLAPAWRRKRPAVA; encoded by the coding sequence ATGCCTGCCGAGCCGACCGTCGCGACGCCTCCGTCGTTGCCCCTGCGCGTGCTGCGTTCGCCCCTCGGGCGCATCGTGGCCTTCTTCGCCGCGCTGACCGTGCTGGTCATCGTCGCCCGCTCGATCTACGCGGCGCTCGGCCTGCCCAAGGGCGACATTCCGTTCGACAGGATCACGCCCACGATCGAGGTCTTCCGGCTGGCCCCCGCCGTGCTTGCGTACTGGCTGCTCGTCCGGGTCGTCGAGCACCGACGTGTCGACGAGCTGGCCCCACGCAAGGCCCTGCCCCACGTGCTGCTGGGCCTCGCCGGTGGCGCCGTCGTGTTTTCCCTCGTCGTAGGCGCCCTCTGGGCCCTGGGCGCTTACGTCGTCGATGGTACGAACCGGGACGCGCACTGGCTGGGCCCGGTCCTGGCCATGGGCGTGGGTGCCGGCGTGGGCGAGGAAATCGTCAGTCGGGGCGTGATCTTCCGCATCGTCGAGGAAGGGCTGGGCACCTGGGCGGCGTTGCTGGTGTCGGCGGCGGTTTTCGGCGGCCTTCACATAGGGAATCCGAACGCCACGGCATGGAGCGCCCTGGCCATCGCGCTGGAGGCGGGCCTGCTGTTCGGCCTGCTCTACCACGTGACCCGCTCCCTCTGGGTCTGCATGGGCGCACATGCCGCCTGGAACGTCGCGCAGGGTCCGTTCTACGGCATTCCCGTATCGGGTTTCGAACAGCACGGCTTCCTGGTGGCGCATATGCAGGGACCCGACTGGCTCACCGGCGGCGCGTTCGGCGCCGAGGCCTCGGTCGTCGCCCTCGGGCTCTGCTCCGTGGTCACCGCCGCCTGCCTGGCCCTCGCCCTGCGTCGCGGCAGCCTGCTGGCGCCGGCCTGGCGCCGGAAACGGCCCGCCGTCGCGTGA